In Candidatus Palauibacter scopulicola, the following are encoded in one genomic region:
- a CDS encoding aromatic-ring-hydroxylating dioxygenase subunit beta: MSTSGRSALRELVEDFLFREAALLDEWRLDEWVDLFTDDARYVVPSTDLPEGDPARDLVFIDDDIVRLRARVARLNSRHSHRESPRSRTRRFVSNVRVEGTGDGELRVAANVLVYRFRSGEGAPYVGAVEYILRRNGGDLRIAYRRAVLDLEDLAWHGAVSIIF; this comes from the coding sequence ATGAGCACCAGCGGCAGGTCCGCGCTGCGGGAGTTGGTGGAGGACTTCCTGTTCAGGGAAGCGGCGCTTCTGGACGAATGGAGACTGGACGAGTGGGTCGATCTGTTTACGGACGACGCCCGCTACGTGGTTCCCTCCACGGATCTGCCGGAAGGTGATCCCGCGCGCGATCTGGTCTTCATCGATGACGACATCGTCCGCCTCCGCGCCCGGGTGGCACGGCTGAACAGCCGCCATTCGCACCGCGAGTCTCCGCGGTCGCGGACGCGCCGGTTCGTTTCGAACGTGAGAGTTGAAGGGACCGGAGACGGGGAACTCCGTGTCGCCGCAAACGTCCTGGTCTATCGTTTCCGTAGCGGCGAGGGAGCGCCTTACGTCGGTGCCGTCGAGTACATCCTCAGGAGGAACGGCGGGGATCTGAGGATCGCGTACCGCCGCGCGGTGCTCGATCTGGAGGACCTCGCCTGGCACGGTGCGGTGAGCATCATCTTCTGA
- a CDS encoding phosphotransferase produces MATLGAVTATHGFNERRLADYLCACGLREFGGGLTALQYQGGQSNPTYRLEAGGRYFVLRKKPPGELLPSAHLIEREYRVMEALADTGVPVPAMIHLCEDPGVIGQAFFVMEHVEGRVPSAPGLPEVESAAERAAIYDAMNEALARLHGVDWAAVGLGDYGKPSDYVARQISVWTRQYEAARTDPIPAMEALVEWLPAHVPASDASGEETTIAHGDYRLDNMILHPTEPRVLAIVDWELSTLGHPLADLAYNCMTYHLPEGPLWKGLGEMDCEALGIPSEEDYVAAYCRRTGRDGVPDWEFFMAFGLFRLASICQGVYARALQGNASSRNALEVGAKAPMLAEAGWSFARRA; encoded by the coding sequence TTGGCCACGCTGGGAGCTGTCACGGCGACGCACGGCTTCAACGAGCGGCGGCTCGCGGACTACCTGTGCGCCTGCGGGCTGCGGGAGTTCGGGGGCGGTTTGACGGCGCTCCAGTACCAGGGTGGGCAGTCGAACCCCACGTACCGGCTTGAAGCGGGCGGCCGGTACTTCGTGCTCAGGAAGAAACCGCCCGGCGAGCTTCTTCCCTCCGCGCACCTGATCGAGCGCGAGTACCGCGTGATGGAGGCGCTCGCGGACACCGGCGTGCCCGTGCCGGCCATGATCCACCTGTGCGAGGACCCCGGCGTGATCGGGCAGGCGTTCTTCGTCATGGAGCACGTGGAGGGGCGGGTGCCGTCGGCCCCGGGTCTGCCCGAGGTCGAGTCTGCCGCCGAGCGGGCGGCAATCTACGACGCGATGAACGAGGCGCTGGCGCGGCTCCATGGGGTCGACTGGGCAGCCGTCGGTCTGGGGGACTACGGCAAGCCGTCGGACTACGTCGCCCGGCAGATCTCCGTCTGGACGCGGCAGTACGAGGCGGCCCGAACCGACCCGATCCCGGCCATGGAGGCGCTCGTCGAGTGGCTCCCGGCGCATGTCCCCGCCTCCGACGCGTCCGGGGAGGAGACGACGATCGCGCACGGCGACTACCGGCTCGACAACATGATCCTGCACCCGACGGAGCCGCGGGTGCTCGCCATCGTGGACTGGGAGTTGTCGACACTGGGCCACCCGCTGGCCGACCTGGCCTACAACTGCATGACCTACCACCTGCCCGAGGGGCCGCTGTGGAAGGGGTTGGGGGAGATGGACTGCGAGGCGCTGGGGATTCCGTCCGAGGAGGACTACGTCGCGGCATACTGCCGGAGGACGGGGCGCGACGGGGTGCCGGACTGGGAGTTCTTCATGGCCTTCGGCCTCTTCCGGCTCGCCTCGATCTGCCAGGGCGTGTACGCGCGGGCGCTCCAGGGCAACGCGAGTTCGCGGAACGCCCTGGAGGTCGGGGCCAAGGCGCCGATGCTGGCGGAAGCCGGCTGGAGCTTCGCCCGCCGCGCCTGA
- a CDS encoding acyl-CoA dehydrogenase family protein, producing the protein MEAHVHPNEETFHRELDAAGNRFSTPPVLETLKARARDEGLWNLFLPPDAEPGRGRDAEPGDMGPDARYGAGLSNLEYALICEVMGRVEWAPEVFNCNAPDTGNMETLARYGTPAQRKEWLEPLLAGEIRSSFAMTEPDVASSDATNIRSSIVREGDEWVINGHKWWATQAPRAECRLFIFMGKTDPDAARHRQQSMVLVPRNAAGIEIVRPLGVFGYDSAPVGHGEVRFTDVRVPAGNILLGPGRGFEIAQGRLGPGRIHHCMRLIGVAERAIEDMAERARTRVAFSGPLAEKGALRHALAECRIAVDQARLLTLHAAHMMDTVGNKAARREIAMIKVVAPRMACRVLDQAIQVHGALGVSPDTWLAAAYAHARTLRLADGPDEVHLEALAKLELRGSREA; encoded by the coding sequence ATGGAGGCGCACGTCCACCCCAACGAGGAGACCTTCCATCGGGAACTCGACGCGGCCGGGAACCGGTTCTCCACGCCGCCGGTCCTCGAGACGCTGAAGGCGCGGGCGCGGGACGAGGGACTGTGGAACCTCTTCCTCCCCCCCGACGCGGAGCCGGGACGCGGTCGGGACGCGGAGCCGGGAGACATGGGTCCGGATGCCCGCTACGGGGCGGGCCTCTCGAATCTCGAGTACGCGCTCATCTGCGAGGTCATGGGCCGCGTCGAATGGGCGCCCGAGGTCTTCAACTGCAACGCGCCCGACACCGGCAACATGGAGACGCTCGCCCGCTATGGAACGCCGGCACAGCGGAAGGAGTGGCTCGAGCCGCTGCTGGCGGGGGAGATCCGCTCGTCGTTCGCGATGACGGAGCCGGACGTCGCCTCGTCGGACGCGACGAACATCCGCTCCTCCATCGTCCGCGAAGGGGACGAGTGGGTCATCAACGGCCACAAGTGGTGGGCGACGCAGGCCCCCCGGGCGGAGTGCCGGCTGTTCATCTTCATGGGCAAGACCGATCCCGACGCGGCGCGCCACCGGCAGCAGTCCATGGTGCTCGTGCCGCGCAACGCCGCCGGCATCGAGATCGTCCGGCCGCTCGGCGTGTTCGGCTACGACAGCGCGCCGGTCGGCCACGGCGAGGTGCGCTTCACCGACGTCCGCGTGCCTGCCGGGAACATCCTCCTCGGCCCGGGCCGCGGGTTCGAGATCGCGCAGGGCCGCCTCGGCCCCGGCCGCATCCACCACTGCATGCGGCTCATCGGCGTTGCCGAACGCGCGATCGAGGACATGGCCGAGCGCGCGAGGACCCGGGTCGCCTTCTCCGGCCCCCTCGCCGAGAAGGGCGCCCTTCGCCACGCGCTCGCCGAGTGCCGCATCGCCGTGGACCAGGCCCGGCTCCTCACCCTCCACGCCGCCCACATGATGGACACCGTCGGCAACAAGGCGGCGCGCCGCGAGATCGCCATGATCAAGGTCGTCGCGCCCCGCATGGCCTGCCGCGTCCTCGACCAGGCGATCCAGGTCCACGGCGCCCTCGGCGTGAGCCCCGACACCTGGCTCGCCGCGGCCTACGCGCACGCCCGCACCCTGCGCCTCGCCGACGGCCCCGACGAGGTCCACCTCGAGGCGCTCGCGAAGCTGGAACTGCGGGGGTCGCGGGAGGCGTAA
- a CDS encoding amino acid permease, whose protein sequence is MSERHMGLYGATTLGVGAIVGGGILALAGVAFATAGPAAMLAFGLNGGIAFLTAMSFARLARRFPESGGIYTYAKKVLSIEVAFIVGWVVWFASIVAGVLYALGFAAFTVEGLQRLAPALGVSADWLGHGGTQIGLAIAAVAGYSMLLVQRTAGGGNAATIGKVVVFAVLIAGGFVAWLVGSAGSPAETLGRLSPFAPEGSLGLLQAMGYTFIALQGFDLIAAVGGEVRDSERTVPRAMYLSLGIALVVYIPLLIVVSTVGAPPEGIQAAAEAHPEELVAVAAERFMGPAGYWLVIGAGLLSMLSALHANLFGASRVAFSMARDRTLPHHAGEMRARTGTPAVAVAATGAMMMLIAVAVGNVAAAGAASSLIFLISFAMVHWAAMLARLRSGHPRPAALPVVGGALCLGLAIFQAIAVPEAGRVVAVWLGLGAVLYLTFLAPGARLADASAQARDPDLVRLRGRSPLVLVPIANPASAASLVDAAATVRAPGVGRVLLLSVIPREGRPAVSLDAVVQDAKDILGESVRQGLEGSNRPEALFTVASDVWSEIARVANSHRCDTVLLGLTRLTELRVEAHLERLVSEIDADVVIVRSPPGWRIAETRRVLVPVRGRRGHSELRARLLGSLARSSEPWVTFLHTLPSGTPPDGRRRVERGIRRLARDEAAGPHEVAFEYTDEPVEPVARLGRESDLVVMGMERRGRGEPAIGAFALEVARRTDMPLILLGRRRQAGTLTARGLAQAVSTIQRPGQKSGQRPGS, encoded by the coding sequence ATGAGCGAACGGCACATGGGGCTTTACGGCGCGACGACGCTTGGCGTCGGCGCGATCGTGGGCGGCGGGATCCTCGCGCTCGCGGGCGTCGCGTTCGCGACCGCGGGTCCGGCCGCGATGCTCGCCTTCGGCCTCAACGGGGGGATCGCGTTCCTCACCGCGATGAGCTTCGCCCGTCTCGCGCGCCGCTTTCCGGAATCGGGCGGCATCTACACGTACGCGAAGAAGGTGCTCTCGATCGAGGTCGCCTTCATCGTGGGGTGGGTGGTCTGGTTCGCCTCCATCGTCGCCGGCGTGCTCTACGCGCTGGGCTTCGCGGCGTTCACCGTGGAAGGCCTGCAGCGCCTGGCCCCGGCGCTCGGCGTGTCCGCCGACTGGCTCGGTCACGGCGGGACGCAGATCGGACTCGCGATCGCGGCGGTCGCGGGCTACTCGATGCTGCTCGTGCAGCGCACCGCGGGCGGAGGCAACGCGGCCACGATCGGCAAGGTCGTCGTGTTCGCCGTGCTCATCGCCGGGGGCTTCGTAGCCTGGCTCGTCGGTTCCGCCGGTTCTCCCGCCGAGACGCTGGGGCGCCTGAGCCCGTTCGCCCCGGAGGGCTCGCTCGGCCTGCTGCAGGCCATGGGCTACACCTTCATCGCGCTGCAGGGGTTCGACCTCATCGCCGCGGTGGGAGGGGAGGTGCGGGATTCGGAGCGCACCGTGCCGCGGGCGATGTACCTGTCGCTCGGGATCGCGCTCGTCGTCTACATCCCGCTTCTGATCGTGGTCTCGACGGTTGGGGCGCCGCCCGAGGGGATCCAGGCCGCGGCGGAGGCGCACCCGGAGGAACTCGTGGCCGTGGCGGCGGAGCGCTTCATGGGCCCGGCCGGGTACTGGCTCGTGATCGGGGCCGGGCTCCTGTCGATGCTGTCGGCGCTGCACGCGAACCTGTTCGGGGCCTCGCGCGTCGCGTTCTCGATGGCGCGGGACCGCACGCTGCCGCATCACGCGGGCGAGATGCGGGCGCGCACGGGGACGCCCGCCGTTGCCGTGGCCGCGACGGGTGCGATGATGATGCTGATCGCCGTCGCGGTGGGGAACGTCGCCGCGGCCGGCGCCGCATCGAGCCTGATCTTCCTCATCTCGTTCGCCATGGTGCACTGGGCCGCGATGCTGGCCCGCCTGCGCTCGGGCCACCCGCGGCCGGCTGCGCTCCCCGTGGTCGGCGGGGCCCTCTGCCTGGGGCTGGCGATCTTCCAGGCCATCGCCGTGCCGGAGGCGGGGCGCGTCGTCGCGGTGTGGCTCGGGCTCGGGGCGGTGCTCTACCTCACGTTCCTCGCGCCGGGCGCCCGCCTTGCCGACGCGAGCGCCCAGGCCCGCGACCCCGACCTGGTGCGGCTGCGCGGCCGCAGCCCCCTGGTCCTGGTCCCGATCGCGAATCCCGCGAGCGCGGCGAGTCTGGTGGACGCGGCCGCCACCGTGCGCGCGCCGGGTGTCGGGCGGGTCCTGCTGTTGTCGGTGATTCCCCGCGAGGGGCGTCCCGCCGTCTCCCTCGATGCGGTGGTGCAGGATGCCAAGGATATCCTGGGAGAGTCCGTGAGACAGGGACTCGAAGGCTCGAACCGCCCGGAGGCGCTGTTCACGGTTGCGTCCGACGTGTGGAGCGAAATCGCCCGGGTGGCCAACAGCCACCGCTGCGACACGGTACTCCTGGGACTGACCCGGCTCACGGAGCTGCGGGTCGAAGCGCACCTCGAACGTCTCGTCTCGGAGATCGACGCGGATGTCGTCATCGTTCGCTCGCCGCCCGGCTGGCGGATCGCGGAGACGAGGCGCGTGCTCGTCCCCGTGAGAGGGCGTCGCGGGCACAGCGAACTGCGCGCCCGCCTGCTCGGCAGCCTGGCGCGCTCCTCGGAGCCGTGGGTCACGTTCCTGCATACGCTCCCATCCGGCACGCCCCCCGACGGCCGCCGGAGGGTCGAGCGCGGTATCCGCCGACTCGCCAGAGACGAGGCCGCGGGGCCGCACGAGGTGGCCTTCGAATACACCGACGAACCGGTCGAACCCGTGGCGCGCCTGGGACGGGAGAGCGATCTCGTGGTGATGGGGATGGAACGGCGGGGCCGGGGCGAACCGGCGATCGGCGCCTTCGCCCTGGAGGTGGCCCGGAGGACGGACATGCCGCTCATCCTCCTTGGCCGGCGCCGCCAGGCCGGGACGCTCACCGCCCGCGGGCTCGCGCAGGCGGTGTCGACGATCCAGAGGCCGGGACAGAAGTCGGGGCAGAGGCCGGGATCGTGA
- a CDS encoding SLC13 family permease, translating into MTADVIVVLAIVAVAVVLFVTEWVRYDGVALMVLLSLAISGVIPMARAIEGFANPAVVTIAAVLVLSGGLYKTGVANVVGAQVLRLAGDSPVRVTALLMLTSGLMSGVMNNTAAVALLIPVVIDISRRLGMRPSRLLIPLSFAALLGGMTTLIGTGPNILLSSILERLGQGGFGFFAFTPVGATALTLGVLYVVLAGRHFLPDRSTGNDEGGDEIDLTGRYRLAESLLTLRIPAGSALDGCSLVEARLGQALGYDLLAVRRKGHLVRAPERDFRLRSGDVLIVEGRIEALDRLRAWGHLAGHRESNDALGRLVKDATVLAEAEVAEKSDLVGNTVRSIDFRNRFQAHVVAIRRDGQVLSGLFQTVQLEAGDALLLLGREDRLQQLRYAAEFSSIGWTDIGSATEEYELYRWLTRLHIPDGSWLDGRTLAASRLRGAFDLTVLEIEREGGDIALPHASERLRAGDRLIVEGAPTSFAVLEALQGLVPADERPSVGELESEDTGFAEVTLAPSSDLMGKTLRDVLFRESYGLNLLSIFRGGRAFQSNIRISRMALEFGDALLVYGNRKKIALLARDPRFLVLHGQLHEVFRVHKAWIASTVMVGFILAASLNVLPVYIAALLGALLMVCTGCVKGNEVYTFVEWRVVMLLGGMLALGLAMEDSGTAELIAREVVGRAAEIGPRVLVASLFLICALAAQFVPTSAVAVLVAPIALSAASELDLSARALLMVVAVGSSCAFLSPFGHPVNLLVMGVGGYKVVDYTRVGAPLFLLMLLMVVFFLPIVWPL; encoded by the coding sequence GTGACGGCCGACGTCATCGTCGTCCTCGCCATCGTCGCGGTGGCGGTCGTCCTCTTCGTCACGGAGTGGGTCCGCTACGACGGCGTGGCGCTCATGGTGCTCCTCTCGCTCGCCATCTCCGGCGTCATCCCGATGGCGCGGGCGATCGAAGGATTCGCGAACCCCGCCGTGGTCACGATCGCGGCCGTGCTCGTGCTCAGCGGCGGGCTCTACAAGACCGGCGTCGCGAACGTCGTCGGGGCGCAGGTGTTGCGGCTTGCGGGGGATTCACCCGTGCGGGTCACGGCGCTGCTGATGCTCACGTCGGGACTGATGTCGGGGGTGATGAACAACACCGCCGCCGTCGCGCTCCTCATCCCCGTCGTGATCGACATCTCCCGCCGCCTCGGCATGCGTCCATCCCGCCTGCTGATCCCGCTTTCCTTCGCGGCGCTCCTCGGCGGCATGACGACGCTCATCGGGACGGGGCCCAACATCCTCCTTTCGAGCATTCTCGAACGCCTGGGGCAGGGGGGATTCGGGTTCTTCGCCTTCACGCCCGTGGGCGCGACCGCGCTCACCCTGGGGGTCCTGTACGTGGTCCTCGCGGGGAGACACTTCCTTCCGGACCGTTCCACCGGAAACGACGAAGGGGGTGACGAGATCGACCTGACCGGCCGCTACCGCCTCGCCGAGTCGCTGCTCACGCTCCGGATTCCGGCGGGCTCCGCGCTGGACGGGTGTTCGCTCGTCGAGGCCCGGCTCGGACAGGCGCTCGGGTACGACCTCCTGGCCGTGCGCCGCAAGGGGCACCTGGTACGGGCGCCGGAGCGGGATTTCCGCCTTCGGAGCGGCGACGTACTCATCGTCGAGGGACGGATCGAAGCGCTCGACCGCCTGCGCGCCTGGGGCCACCTCGCCGGGCACAGGGAATCGAACGATGCCCTGGGACGCCTCGTGAAGGACGCGACGGTGCTGGCCGAGGCCGAGGTCGCCGAGAAATCGGACCTCGTCGGCAACACGGTTCGAAGCATCGATTTCCGCAACCGGTTCCAGGCCCACGTCGTCGCCATCCGGCGAGACGGCCAGGTCCTGAGCGGCCTGTTCCAGACCGTGCAGCTCGAAGCCGGAGACGCGCTCCTCCTGCTGGGCCGGGAAGACCGGCTCCAGCAACTCCGCTACGCGGCGGAGTTCTCGTCGATCGGCTGGACGGACATCGGCTCCGCCACGGAGGAGTACGAGTTGTACCGGTGGCTGACGCGGCTCCACATCCCCGATGGATCGTGGCTGGACGGACGGACGCTCGCGGCGTCGCGTCTCCGGGGCGCCTTCGACCTCACGGTGCTGGAGATCGAGCGCGAGGGCGGCGACATCGCCCTGCCGCACGCGTCGGAGAGGCTGCGGGCCGGCGACCGCCTCATCGTCGAGGGGGCCCCGACCTCCTTCGCCGTGCTGGAGGCGCTGCAGGGGCTGGTTCCGGCGGACGAACGTCCCTCGGTCGGCGAACTGGAGTCGGAGGACACAGGGTTCGCGGAGGTCACGCTGGCTCCGAGTTCGGATCTCATGGGGAAGACGCTGCGCGACGTCCTCTTCCGGGAGTCCTACGGACTGAACCTGCTCTCGATCTTCCGCGGAGGGCGGGCGTTTCAATCGAACATCCGCATCTCGCGCATGGCGCTGGAGTTCGGGGACGCGCTCCTCGTCTACGGCAACCGGAAGAAGATCGCGCTCCTCGCCCGCGACCCGCGATTCCTCGTCCTCCACGGGCAGCTCCACGAGGTGTTCCGCGTCCACAAGGCGTGGATCGCCAGCACGGTCATGGTAGGCTTCATCCTCGCGGCCTCCCTAAACGTGCTCCCCGTGTACATCGCGGCGCTGCTCGGCGCGCTCCTGATGGTGTGCACGGGGTGTGTGAAGGGGAACGAGGTCTACACCTTCGTCGAATGGCGGGTCGTCATGCTCCTCGGGGGGATGCTTGCGCTCGGCCTCGCGATGGAGGACTCCGGCACCGCGGAACTCATCGCGCGCGAAGTCGTGGGGCGGGCGGCGGAGATCGGACCGCGCGTGCTCGTCGCGAGCCTGTTTCTGATCTGCGCGCTCGCGGCGCAGTTCGTCCCCACCTCGGCGGTCGCCGTGCTCGTCGCGCCGATCGCGCTCAGCGCCGCGTCCGAGCTGGACCTCTCCGCGCGGGCGCTGCTCATGGTCGTGGCGGTGGGCTCCTCGTGCGCCTTCCTGAGCCCCTTCGGCCACCCGGTGAACCTGCTCGTGATGGGGGTGGGCGGGTACAAGGTGGTGGACTACACGAGGGTCGGCGCGCCGCTCTTCCTGCTCATGCTGCTGATGGTCGTCTTCTTCCTCCCCATCGTCTGGCCGCTGTAG
- a CDS encoding ABC-F family ATP-binding cassette domain-containing protein encodes MITVSSLGKAFGGQVLFRDATFLLNPGECYGLVGANGSGKTTLLNILGGTEDATEGTVTIPKRLQVGVLRQDHFLHDEEEILGATLMGNPDLWRAMVERDALIEAEDGDFDADRFSELEEIFQRHDGYTAEARAGEILEGLGFPSEIHRRPLSTLSGGFKLRVLLAQALAGAPDVLLLDEPTNHLDILSIRWLEKFLREFKGAIVVISHDHRFLDNIATHILDIDYETVTTYKGNYDDYLVRKKEDQERREKELANREREIAHHRQFVDRFRAKASKARQAQSKLRLIEKRAEALQPLPVSSRRYPNFRFESRRPSGRTVLGVEGVKKAFGDGDELNEVLHGVDLTLERGDRMAIMGPNGIGKSTLLKIVMGELESDAGRVAWGYETHPSYFAQDQEARFDSPGQTAEDWIAGFCPGRTLGFVRGEMGRVLFSGDDAKKRVGNLSGGEAARLVFCRMAIERPNVLVLDEPTNHLDLESIESLVEALRSYDGTLILVSHDRWFVSQLATRIVEISEDGIRDFRGSYEEYVHYCGDDHLDVDTVVLRARREKRAARDAATETRGAGNLAAHGSSRGGAGPDIARGNRNRYRGGSLRKKLNDTTRRIEAAETRIAEIDEIFADPAFYADTPIDEVRALETERASRQGELDELIGAWERIETELARLD; translated from the coding sequence ATGATCACCGTCTCGAGCCTCGGGAAGGCGTTCGGCGGGCAGGTTCTCTTCCGCGACGCGACCTTCCTCCTCAACCCCGGCGAGTGCTACGGCCTCGTCGGCGCGAACGGATCCGGCAAGACCACGCTCCTCAACATCCTCGGCGGCACCGAGGACGCGACGGAAGGGACCGTCACCATCCCGAAGCGCCTCCAGGTCGGCGTCCTGCGCCAGGACCACTTCCTACACGACGAGGAGGAGATCCTCGGCGCCACCCTCATGGGGAACCCCGATCTGTGGCGCGCCATGGTCGAACGGGATGCGCTCATCGAGGCGGAGGACGGAGATTTCGACGCCGACCGCTTCTCCGAACTCGAGGAGATCTTCCAGCGCCACGACGGCTACACGGCCGAGGCCCGCGCGGGCGAGATCCTCGAGGGCCTCGGCTTCCCGAGCGAGATTCACCGCCGGCCGCTCTCCACCCTCTCCGGCGGGTTCAAGCTCCGCGTGCTGCTCGCCCAGGCGCTCGCCGGCGCGCCCGACGTCCTCCTCCTCGACGAGCCGACGAACCACCTCGACATCCTCTCCATCCGCTGGCTGGAGAAGTTCCTGCGGGAGTTCAAGGGAGCGATCGTCGTCATCTCCCACGACCACCGTTTTCTCGACAATATCGCCACGCATATTCTCGACATCGACTATGAGACGGTCACCACATACAAGGGCAACTATGACGATTATCTGGTCCGAAAGAAGGAGGACCAAGAGAGACGGGAGAAGGAACTCGCCAACCGCGAGCGCGAGATCGCCCACCACCGACAGTTCGTCGACCGCTTCCGGGCCAAGGCGAGCAAGGCGCGGCAGGCCCAGAGCAAACTGCGTCTCATAGAGAAGCGGGCGGAGGCGCTGCAGCCGCTCCCGGTCTCCTCGCGCCGCTATCCGAACTTCCGGTTCGAGTCCCGCCGTCCCAGCGGACGCACCGTCCTGGGCGTGGAGGGCGTGAAGAAGGCGTTCGGCGACGGCGATGAGCTGAACGAAGTCCTCCACGGCGTCGACCTCACCCTCGAGCGCGGCGACCGCATGGCGATCATGGGCCCGAACGGGATCGGGAAGTCGACCCTGCTCAAGATCGTCATGGGCGAACTCGAGTCCGACGCCGGCCGCGTGGCGTGGGGCTACGAGACGCACCCAAGCTACTTCGCGCAGGACCAGGAGGCCCGCTTCGACTCGCCGGGGCAGACGGCAGAGGACTGGATCGCGGGTTTCTGCCCCGGCCGGACGCTCGGGTTCGTGCGCGGCGAGATGGGGCGCGTGCTCTTCTCCGGCGACGACGCGAAGAAGCGGGTCGGCAACCTCTCCGGCGGCGAGGCCGCCCGCCTCGTCTTCTGCCGGATGGCGATCGAGCGACCCAACGTCCTCGTCCTCGACGAACCCACGAACCACCTCGACCTCGAATCCATCGAGTCCCTGGTCGAGGCGCTTCGGAGCTACGATGGCACGCTCATCCTCGTCTCGCACGACCGCTGGTTCGTCTCGCAGCTCGCGACCCGCATCGTCGAGATCTCCGAGGACGGGATCCGCGACTTCCGGGGCAGCTACGAGGAGTACGTCCACTACTGCGGGGACGACCACCTCGACGTGGACACCGTCGTCCTCAGGGCGCGGAGAGAGAAGCGCGCCGCCCGGGATGCGGCCACCGAGACCCGCGGCGCCGGCAACCTCGCCGCCCACGGAAGCTCACGCGGCGGCGCCGGCCCGGACATCGCGCGGGGCAACCGGAACCGCTACCGGGGCGGCTCGCTGCGGAAGAAGCTGAACGACACGACCCGGCGGATCGAGGCGGCCGAGACCCGCATCGCCGAAATCGACGAGATCTTCGCCGACCCCGCCTTCTACGCCGACACCCCCATCGACGAGGTCCGCGCGCTCGAGACCGAGCGCGCATCCCGGCAGGGGGAACTCGACGAACTCATCGGCGCCTGGGAACGCATCGAGACCGAACTCGCCCGCCTCGACTGA